In Candidatus Defluviilinea proxima, a single genomic region encodes these proteins:
- a CDS encoding DUF4126 domain-containing protein, producing the protein MEILTTIFTAFGLSASAGLNAYIPLLVVGLLAHYTKLITLASPWDALSNPWIILLLCVLVIIEMLADKIPAVNHINDIIQTLVRPAAGAIAFAASTNVITNIHPVLALGCGLLIAGAVHITKSGLVRPAVTATTGGAGNVPVSIAEDVVATTLSILAVVLPILIGTLLVVIASFIVWRIWGKTNGDTS; encoded by the coding sequence ATGGAAATACTCACTACAATATTTACCGCTTTTGGGCTCTCTGCCAGTGCAGGGCTGAATGCCTACATTCCATTACTGGTTGTGGGCCTGTTGGCACACTACACCAAGCTGATCACCCTCGCTTCCCCTTGGGACGCCCTTTCCAACCCGTGGATCATTCTCTTACTGTGCGTGCTGGTCATCATTGAAATGCTGGCGGACAAAATTCCAGCCGTCAACCACATCAACGACATCATCCAGACCTTGGTCCGCCCTGCGGCAGGCGCAATTGCCTTTGCCGCCAGCACTAATGTGATCACAAACATTCACCCGGTTCTGGCTTTGGGATGCGGCCTGTTGATCGCTGGAGCCGTGCATATCACCAAATCGGGCTTGGTACGCCCGGCAGTCACTGCCACCACCGGCGGCGCAGGGAACGTCCCTGTAAGCATTGCAGAGGACGTTGTTGCCACAACACTGTCCATACTGGCCGTTGTTCTGCCAATCCTGATCGGTACCCTGTTGGTCGTCATCGCATCTTTCATTGTATGGCGCATTTGGGGAAAGACAAACGGGGATACATCCTGA
- a CDS encoding DUF2085 domain-containing protein, with protein MKIQKAHIEKLSRWLVPFAALIVFSIWFTIAPPGFLGKADSIGYAICHRIDERSFHIFDRQLPLCARCTGEFYAAGITLLFLSLVSPRKSGMPGWKLGAPLLLFFIAFGLDGTNSYLYLLKQTSQGMFDNIPNLYVPNNTLRLFTGSGMGIALACVLFPAFSNTAWKTFETESALDWKKLGSIIGIILIVDLLILTESPIILLPIAIISVLGVLSLLIIVFSMVWVLIMRLDNTFDKLNQMWMPFLAGTTLALLMITAIDLVRFKLTGTWGGFPLG; from the coding sequence ATGAAAATACAAAAAGCTCACATCGAAAAACTTTCACGCTGGCTTGTCCCATTTGCCGCTCTTATTGTTTTCAGTATCTGGTTCACCATTGCACCGCCAGGCTTTCTAGGTAAAGCAGACTCGATCGGTTATGCCATCTGTCACCGCATTGACGAGCGTTCTTTCCATATCTTTGACCGCCAGCTGCCTTTATGCGCCCGTTGCACAGGCGAGTTCTATGCAGCTGGAATCACACTGCTTTTCCTCTCACTCGTCAGCCCACGAAAAAGCGGGATGCCCGGCTGGAAACTTGGCGCGCCCCTTCTCTTGTTCTTCATTGCGTTTGGCCTCGACGGGACAAACTCGTACCTGTATTTACTCAAGCAAACTTCCCAAGGCATGTTCGATAACATTCCCAACCTGTACGTCCCTAACAATACCCTGCGTCTCTTTACAGGGAGCGGCATGGGCATTGCGCTCGCCTGTGTGCTTTTTCCTGCATTCAGTAATACTGCATGGAAAACTTTTGAAACAGAATCTGCTCTCGATTGGAAGAAGCTCGGCTCGATCATCGGGATCATCCTCATCGTTGACTTGCTCATCCTGACCGAAAGCCCCATCATCTTGTTGCCCATCGCCATCATCAGCGTGCTGGGAGTGCTATCGCTGTTGATCATTGTCTTCAGCATGGTGTGGGTTTTGATAATGCGTCTCGACAACACCTTCGACAAATTGAACCAAATGTGGATGCCCTTTCTCGCGGGAACGACTCTTGCCTTATTGATGATCACCGCCATTGACCTGGTCCGCTTCAAACTCACCGGAACCTGGGGAGGCTTTCCTTTGGGCTGA
- a CDS encoding DUF4173 domain-containing protein codes for MKKNPNRFWVLVILLGWVFDFLFWEKPVPGINFFLYVVLCLATGIYILYTDGLRLSRRSGLLLLPIAFFAAVTFIRQEPMTVFLSVAMTIFLLGIFALTFINGEWMKYGLLDYLFGFLRLFGSMLARPIGFTAEVRREQPSTASDKRPSPIWPVVRGVVIALPVIAIFASLLSAADPIFAKRFGDFIKLFNIDNLPEYIFRFVYILVFAYALAGVFLHAAQKSGEAMEEKNFISPFLGFTESTIVLGSVVVLFVAFVAIQFQYFFGGQANIHIDGYTYSEYARKGFGELVAVAFFSLLLLLGLGAITRRETDAQRRTFTSLGVALVGLVLVMLVSAFQRLALYEYAYGFSRLRTYTHVFVIWLALLLVAVVILEALRRERSIGLTMVLASLGFVVSLSLLNVDGFIVKQNVQREQRENTANTSSLLERPDLDAQYFLDLSDDAVPTMVAAFTDTSLPYDVREKLGAALTCKRYERKQGNQVYPWQAFHLSRYQADIAFETVKQELDTYKIIDKDWPVKVETPNGKEFSCSQYYYD; via the coding sequence GTGAAGAAAAATCCGAACCGTTTTTGGGTACTTGTTATTCTGCTGGGCTGGGTATTTGATTTCCTGTTTTGGGAAAAGCCCGTTCCTGGCATCAACTTTTTTCTGTATGTGGTTCTTTGCCTTGCTACAGGCATTTACATCCTTTATACAGACGGGCTTCGCCTCTCACGACGGTCTGGCCTGCTACTGCTCCCCATTGCCTTTTTCGCCGCTGTTACCTTTATCCGTCAGGAACCGATGACGGTTTTCCTCTCTGTGGCAATGACCATCTTTCTCTTGGGCATCTTTGCACTGACCTTCATCAATGGGGAGTGGATGAAATATGGCTTACTCGATTACCTTTTTGGCTTCCTGCGTCTCTTCGGAAGCATGCTTGCCCGTCCGATAGGGTTCACGGCCGAGGTCCGGCGCGAGCAACCGTCCACAGCTAGTGATAAGCGTCCAAGCCCTATTTGGCCGGTCGTACGTGGCGTTGTCATTGCTTTACCGGTCATCGCCATTTTTGCCTCGTTACTTTCGGCGGCAGACCCCATCTTTGCCAAGCGATTTGGGGATTTTATAAAACTCTTCAACATAGATAATCTCCCTGAATATATTTTCCGCTTTGTTTACATCTTGGTCTTTGCGTATGCTCTAGCTGGCGTGTTCCTGCATGCCGCGCAGAAATCTGGTGAAGCGATGGAGGAGAAAAACTTTATCTCGCCATTTCTGGGCTTTACCGAGTCCACTATTGTGCTGGGAAGTGTGGTCGTTTTGTTCGTCGCATTTGTAGCCATCCAATTCCAATATTTCTTTGGTGGGCAGGCTAATATCCACATTGATGGGTATACCTACTCCGAATATGCACGCAAAGGCTTTGGCGAACTCGTTGCTGTTGCCTTCTTTAGTTTGCTATTGTTGCTTGGGTTGGGCGCCATTACCCGCCGCGAAACTGATGCCCAACGTCGAACCTTTACCTCGCTTGGGGTTGCGCTTGTCGGGTTAGTGCTCGTAATGCTTGTCTCTGCCTTTCAGCGTTTGGCTTTATATGAGTATGCCTATGGCTTCTCCCGTCTACGCACCTATACACACGTGTTCGTGATCTGGCTGGCGCTTTTGCTTGTTGCTGTTGTTATTCTCGAAGCTCTCCGCCGTGAACGTTCCATTGGGCTGACGATGGTACTTGCTTCCCTTGGGTTTGTGGTCTCGCTCAGCCTGTTGAATGTGGATGGTTTTATCGTCAAACAAAATGTTCAGCGTGAACAGCGAGAAAACACTGCGAACACATCTTCTTTGCTAGAACGCCCTGATCTGGATGCGCAATACTTCCTAGACCTGTCTGACGATGCCGTACCGACCATGGTGGCCGCCTTTACGGATACATCCCTGCCATACGATGTCCGCGAGAAATTAGGAGCGGCGCTTACTTGTAAACGCTATGAACGCAAGCAGGGGAATCAGGTATATCCTTGGCAGGCTTTTCATCTGTCGCGGTATCAAGCAGATATCGCATTTGAAACTGTAAAACAGGAGTTAGACACCTACAAGATCATAGACAAAGATTGGCCTGTAAAGGTTGAAACCCCGAATGGGAAAGAATTTTCCTGTTCACAATACTATTATGACTAA
- a CDS encoding DUF2029 domain-containing protein has protein sequence MNNIQERWKTSKSYRGFLIAAIIYAVLRLAMQVYLFSDALRPGVSAEETQVSADLQRSYIPAAQHFRAHEDIYLKGSLKVLEDHFPYSPAFAFFFGPILLLPLNILVPLLVILHIAAYWLLYIWWDRIFQKNNLENVAKMWAGVLPLFLVFSAFWDDLGYLNIYLLIALLATFAIDAVMQEKLGWAVLWLAVILSIKPHWAFALALPLLIGNYRFFFKLLAGAIVVYLLIAGVTILAGGVSYGIQQYKDYIGFLARLSRDFPWRGPDAPFLGYDQSVKQTFLYYFGISTLTLKIVTILKVALLIPLGWISVKFLRLPQERRQAIKSETKLALAFAFYLGAFIWLDNVWEISLGLVVFAYFLATTEKKWAVISLWILFAPYALVDIWRLVTYIIFGDDILYQGAYLLTDPILYIPWITAIILGFYTLSLKKLNAFLNQTA, from the coding sequence ATGAACAATATACAGGAGCGGTGGAAAACATCAAAATCATACCGGGGATTCCTGATCGCTGCAATTATCTACGCCGTGTTACGTCTCGCAATGCAGGTCTACCTTTTTTCAGATGCACTACGACCGGGGGTAAGTGCAGAGGAAACGCAAGTTTCAGCCGACCTACAACGATCCTATATCCCGGCCGCACAACACTTTCGAGCGCATGAAGATATATACCTCAAAGGCTCACTCAAAGTTCTCGAAGATCACTTTCCATATTCCCCTGCATTCGCTTTCTTTTTTGGTCCCATCTTGTTATTGCCACTTAATATTCTAGTACCTCTTCTCGTGATCTTGCATATAGCGGCATATTGGCTTTTATACATCTGGTGGGATCGGATCTTTCAGAAAAACAATCTTGAAAACGTGGCAAAAATGTGGGCAGGAGTATTACCACTATTTCTTGTATTTTCAGCGTTCTGGGACGATCTTGGTTATTTGAATATATACCTCCTCATTGCCCTATTAGCCACTTTTGCTATCGATGCAGTCATGCAGGAAAAATTAGGATGGGCTGTCCTTTGGCTGGCAGTCATCCTTTCCATCAAACCGCATTGGGCATTTGCCCTTGCTTTGCCATTATTAATAGGGAACTATCGCTTCTTTTTCAAACTGTTAGCTGGAGCAATCGTCGTCTATCTTCTCATCGCTGGGGTCACGATCCTGGCTGGAGGCGTAAGTTACGGCATTCAACAATATAAGGATTACATTGGATTCCTCGCCCGCCTCTCCCGTGACTTTCCCTGGCGAGGCCCCGATGCGCCTTTCCTTGGCTATGACCAGTCTGTAAAACAAACCTTCCTTTACTATTTCGGTATCTCCACCCTGACATTAAAGATCGTGACCATTCTCAAGGTTGCACTGCTTATCCCTCTCGGGTGGATCAGTGTGAAATTCCTTCGCCTTCCACAGGAGCGGCGTCAAGCTATAAAATCAGAGACCAAATTAGCGCTTGCTTTTGCGTTTTATCTAGGCGCATTCATCTGGTTGGATAATGTCTGGGAAATATCACTGGGATTGGTCGTCTTCGCCTACTTCCTGGCAACGACAGAGAAAAAATGGGCTGTAATCTCATTATGGATATTGTTCGCGCCCTATGCCCTGGTGGATATTTGGCGACTTGTCACTTACATAATCTTCGGTGACGACATCCTTTATCAGGGAGCATACCTGCTTACTGACCCGATTCTGTATATTCCATGGATCACAGCGATCATATTAGGCTTCTATACCCTGTCATTGAAGAAATTGAATGCTTTCTTAAATCAAACTGCCTAA
- a CDS encoding response regulator, giving the protein MNEIALIIEDDEDLADIFAEALRGVGFEVEHAPDGQKAKERLVNGPTPYLILLDMHIPHISGGDLLTSFIKPDERFNDTTIIITTADARMGEAYNDQVDFVMVKPISFVQLRDLTARLKPHK; this is encoded by the coding sequence ATGAACGAAATAGCCTTAATTATCGAAGATGATGAAGATCTCGCAGACATTTTTGCAGAAGCATTGCGAGGCGTTGGCTTCGAAGTGGAGCACGCTCCCGATGGGCAAAAGGCAAAGGAACGGCTGGTAAACGGACCAACGCCTTACCTGATCCTGCTTGATATGCACATCCCTCACATTTCAGGAGGCGATCTATTAACAAGTTTCATCAAGCCGGACGAGCGTTTCAATGACACAACGATCATCATCACTACGGCAGATGCTCGCATGGGCGAAGCCTATAACGATCAGGTAGACTTTGTAATGGTCAAACCGATTTCTTTCGTACAGCTCAGAGATCTGACTGCAAGATTGAAACCCCACAAATAA
- a CDS encoding PAS domain-containing protein, translating to MKSYFESIISISTPDPDRARRGRLLNIMLLGILGAAITGFILMLVSIFTGASSFSDPETQTLLLNIFITAIALFGVYQVNRRYSTRFAALLFLLFLTLIITFADSPEQLSNGRSLVIYTLPIAISSLILLPPASFLFATICSSIIAYLATTINLPINTFGIIGFFTLALVSWLAASSLESALNELRAINTNLDQVVNQRTKALAESLSRERLEAGRNQAILNSIADGVIVFDRNWNATLANPSIRSILEVPLEVIVNHNFREFLEHPKLSPQSRGLLSAMIEHDTQPIGFRIEWGDKTISVSAAQVYDNRDDGNLNIGTVTVFRDFTREAEVERLKSTFVAIVSHELRTPLNAILGYAEMFREAVYGPMNDKQVNMADRIIKNTQRLLGLINDLLDQAQMEAGKLTIHNGPIKPYELLETLHGLMDKTASDKNLNLTSEIDDSLPELLIGDPARLQQILVNLVNNAIKFTDVGEVSVRLFRSDVAKWGIEVTDTGRGIPPSELPHIFDTFRQVEGAATRTKGGFGLGLAIVKQLVGIMNGSVNVSSELDLGTTFTITLPLVIP from the coding sequence ATGAAATCATATTTTGAATCCATCATAAGCATCTCAACACCTGACCCTGATCGCGCTCGCCGAGGCAGGCTCCTTAATATCATGTTGCTAGGAATATTGGGGGCGGCTATAACAGGCTTCATCCTGATGCTTGTGAGCATTTTTACGGGGGCAAGTAGTTTTTCTGACCCTGAAACACAAACCCTCTTACTAAACATCTTCATAACCGCAATTGCCTTGTTTGGTGTTTATCAAGTTAACCGACGATATTCAACACGTTTTGCGGCTTTGTTGTTCCTACTTTTTCTTACACTTATCATTACATTTGCAGACAGCCCTGAACAACTCTCGAACGGCCGTTCGCTGGTTATTTATACACTTCCAATTGCAATATCCAGCCTAATCCTCTTGCCACCAGCAAGCTTTTTGTTTGCAACCATTTGTAGTTCGATCATCGCATACCTCGCTACAACCATCAACCTTCCCATAAACACATTTGGGATCATAGGCTTCTTTACCCTTGCATTAGTCTCGTGGCTGGCCGCAAGTAGCTTGGAATCTGCCCTCAATGAATTACGCGCAATCAATACCAATCTTGACCAAGTCGTAAATCAACGCACAAAAGCGCTGGCCGAGTCACTTTCCCGCGAACGCCTCGAGGCGGGGCGCAACCAGGCCATCCTCAATTCCATTGCGGATGGTGTGATCGTGTTTGATAGAAATTGGAATGCCACACTTGCCAATCCATCTATTAGGTCAATTCTTGAGGTCCCTCTTGAAGTAATCGTAAATCACAATTTCCGTGAATTTCTCGAACATCCCAAGTTATCTCCTCAAAGCCGTGGACTATTAAGTGCCATGATCGAACATGATACACAACCCATCGGTTTTCGTATCGAATGGGGAGACAAGACCATCTCAGTAAGCGCGGCGCAGGTATATGACAACCGCGACGACGGGAACTTGAACATTGGTACAGTAACCGTATTCCGTGACTTTACGCGTGAAGCAGAGGTGGAAAGACTCAAAAGTACGTTCGTGGCCATCGTCTCTCACGAACTACGAACGCCTCTCAACGCGATATTGGGGTATGCAGAGATGTTCAGAGAGGCGGTCTACGGCCCTATGAACGACAAGCAAGTTAATATGGCTGACCGTATCATCAAGAACACCCAACGGTTATTGGGATTGATCAACGACCTTCTTGACCAGGCTCAGATGGAAGCAGGCAAGTTAACGATACATAATGGTCCAATAAAGCCCTATGAGCTTCTCGAAACTTTGCACGGCCTGATGGACAAAACCGCATCAGACAAAAACCTAAACTTGACCAGCGAAATTGACGATAGCCTACCCGAACTTCTGATCGGTGACCCCGCTCGCCTACAACAGATACTGGTCAACCTCGTGAACAATGCCATCAAGTTCACAGATGTAGGCGAGGTCAGTGTCAGGCTATTTCGCTCGGATGTTGCTAAATGGGGTATTGAAGTCACCGATACAGGTCGCGGGATTCCTCCTTCGGAGCTCCCCCACATCTTTGATACGTTCCGTCAAGTGGAAGGTGCGGCCACACGTACCAAAGGCGGATTTGGCCTTGGTCTTGCCATCGTTAAACAACTCGTTGGTATCATGAATGGAAGTGTCAACGTGTCCAGTGAATTGGATTTGGGGACAACCTTTACCATCACCTTGCCGCTGGTCATACCCTAA
- a CDS encoding cyclase, with amino-acid sequence MTDLIEALIEEIGPGHMASTAYDTAWAARLGDIDYKLTNKSLAWLAEHQLPDGSWGAPAPMYYHDRVLCTLAAMIALAYQGRRGHDKVQIENGRLALERIVGGATQGLQADPNGATVGFEMIAPTLVEEAEKLGLIKNQANRILGRLSKQRAKKLSYLQGKMLSRNVTMAFSSEMAGIDGQHMLDIENLQETNGSVGLSPSATAYFATYIKKGDKASLEYLNKTINSDGGQPNVSPFDVFEIAWSLWNLSLIPGMKVTEKLKPHIDFLSNAWEPQRGVCFATNYSVKDSDDTIMTYMTLMRFGIEKDLASVLAYEEDEHFRCFDLEVNPSISANIHILDGLKQGGLGRNNSSIEKILRFLTKAKRGSSYWVDKWHASPYYPTAHAIMACANFHNDLVTDAVEWLLETQNPDGSWGSFLSTAEETSYALQALWVWNEKVARIPKSVFKNGARWLRENLNKPYPPLWIGKCLYTPRLVIRASVISALALAE; translated from the coding sequence ATGACAGACCTCATTGAAGCACTTATCGAAGAAATTGGTCCCGGCCACATGGCCAGTACAGCCTACGACACAGCCTGGGCGGCTCGTCTCGGAGATATTGATTATAAATTAACCAATAAGTCTCTGGCGTGGCTTGCTGAGCATCAATTGCCAGATGGCTCCTGGGGTGCTCCTGCACCCATGTATTATCACGACCGCGTTCTCTGCACGCTCGCGGCGATGATCGCCCTTGCTTACCAGGGTCGACGTGGCCACGATAAGGTACAAATAGAGAATGGTAGACTCGCGTTAGAACGGATCGTAGGAGGCGCCACACAGGGGCTACAGGCTGATCCCAACGGAGCAACTGTCGGCTTTGAAATGATCGCACCTACTTTGGTAGAGGAAGCTGAAAAATTAGGTCTCATTAAAAACCAGGCGAATCGCATTTTAGGACGTTTATCCAAGCAACGCGCAAAAAAGCTTTCATATCTTCAGGGCAAGATGCTCTCCCGTAATGTCACTATGGCCTTTTCGTCTGAAATGGCTGGAATAGATGGCCAACACATGTTGGACATCGAAAATCTACAGGAAACAAACGGATCTGTTGGATTAAGCCCATCAGCAACTGCTTATTTCGCAACCTATATCAAAAAAGGCGATAAGGCTTCGCTAGAGTATCTCAACAAGACCATAAATAGTGATGGCGGTCAACCGAATGTTTCCCCTTTTGATGTTTTTGAGATCGCATGGTCGCTTTGGAATCTCAGTCTCATACCAGGCATGAAAGTGACCGAGAAGCTCAAACCCCACATCGACTTCCTCTCGAACGCATGGGAACCACAACGAGGGGTATGTTTCGCTACAAATTACTCGGTTAAAGATAGCGACGACACAATAATGACCTATATGACGTTAATGCGATTTGGCATTGAAAAAGATCTTGCCAGTGTGTTGGCCTACGAAGAAGATGAACACTTCCGTTGTTTCGACCTGGAGGTTAATCCATCCATTAGCGCCAATATCCATATTTTGGATGGCCTTAAGCAAGGTGGCCTTGGTCGCAACAATTCATCCATTGAAAAGATCCTGCGGTTTCTTACAAAAGCAAAGAGAGGAAGCTCCTACTGGGTGGACAAGTGGCACGCATCACCCTACTATCCAACTGCCCATGCGATCATGGCTTGTGCAAACTTCCATAACGATTTAGTGACCGATGCTGTTGAATGGCTTTTGGAAACCCAGAACCCAGATGGCTCATGGGGCTCATTCCTCTCCACAGCCGAAGAGACATCGTATGCCTTACAAGCCCTATGGGTGTGGAACGAGAAAGTTGCCAGAATACCCAAATCTGTATTTAAGAACGGTGCAAGGTGGTTGAGAGAAAATCTTAATAAGCCCTATCCACCTTTGTGGATTGGTAAATGCCTCTACACTCCACGCCTTGTGATTCGAGCATCTGTGATCAGTGCATTGGCACTGGCCGAATAA
- a CDS encoding diterpene synthase, which translates to MMRFEDFRQLHTNEIAERVRATGHKVCVFPVNGTRRWFMLEHADKIGDDFFKAYIDLSIENHVHLCSMLFDHGIQTILAPVFGRELMHRGDEYTKRVGMDGLVRTATDKNYRDFFNKYNVRVRFYGDYRDVLTGTEFEYVLGSIYEVMDATKDNNKFNLFFGVFADEVTETIARLSVEHYLAYNAVPDKNALIRKYYGEELPGVSMFIGFDKFSVFDMPLLATGEEDLYFSVSPSPYMTEHQLRAILYDHIYVRKVSEPDYTKMSKDELDWLREFYRNNKDHAYGVGRLKFNLWFQEGT; encoded by the coding sequence ATGATGCGGTTTGAAGATTTTCGGCAACTCCACACCAATGAGATAGCTGAACGCGTCAGAGCGACCGGGCATAAAGTTTGCGTGTTTCCCGTTAATGGTACGCGCCGCTGGTTCATGCTCGAACATGCAGATAAGATCGGTGATGACTTTTTCAAAGCATATATAGACCTCTCAATAGAAAATCACGTCCATTTGTGCTCCATGTTATTTGACCACGGCATTCAGACGATTCTAGCTCCCGTCTTTGGTCGTGAGCTTATGCATCGCGGCGATGAATATACCAAGCGCGTCGGCATGGACGGGCTCGTCCGCACGGCAACGGATAAAAACTACCGCGATTTTTTCAACAAATACAATGTCCGGGTCCGCTTCTATGGTGATTATCGCGATGTGCTAACAGGCACAGAGTTCGAATATGTGCTCGGCTCCATCTACGAAGTGATGGACGCAACCAAAGATAATAACAAATTCAACCTTTTCTTCGGTGTATTTGCAGACGAAGTAACCGAAACCATCGCCCGCCTTTCGGTGGAGCATTATCTTGCTTATAATGCAGTTCCAGACAAAAATGCATTGATCCGTAAATACTACGGGGAAGAACTACCCGGGGTCAGCATGTTCATTGGCTTCGATAAATTCAGTGTATTCGATATGCCGTTGCTGGCAACAGGTGAGGAAGATCTATATTTTTCCGTCAGCCCCTCCCCCTATATGACAGAGCATCAATTACGAGCCATTCTATACGATCATATTTACGTTCGAAAGGTCTCTGAACCAGATTACACAAAAATGTCTAAAGATGAATTGGATTGGTTACGGGAGTTCTACCGCAACAATAAAGACCACGCGTATGGCGTGGGCAGGCTAAAATTCAATCTATGGTTTCAAGAAGGCACTTAA
- a CDS encoding DNA-binding protein, with amino-acid sequence MDNYTFRLKPGDDLFGSIDLFVQEHEIEAGCVLSGVGSLTHIVLRFANRDDYSEFNGYFEIVSITGTVSIHGSHLHISVSDSEGRTLGGHLVHGCKIYTTAEIVLAVFEDVVYKRELYKDDSGYDELKVYKR; translated from the coding sequence ATGGATAATTATACCTTTCGGCTGAAACCCGGTGATGATCTGTTTGGCTCAATTGATCTCTTTGTGCAGGAACACGAGATCGAAGCAGGGTGTGTATTAAGCGGCGTAGGAAGCTTAACTCATATAGTGCTACGATTTGCAAACCGTGATGACTATTCCGAATTTAACGGTTATTTCGAGATTGTTTCAATTACCGGTACGGTTTCGATCCATGGTTCACATTTGCATATTTCAGTTTCTGATAGCGAGGGGCGAACATTGGGTGGGCATCTCGTTCATGGGTGCAAGATATATACGACAGCAGAGATCGTGCTTGCTGTTTTTGAAGATGTTGTCTACAAACGCGAACTTTATAAAGACGACTCTGGTTATGATGAATTAAAGGTCTACAAGCGCTGA
- a CDS encoding PAS domain S-box protein: MQWSANPYFYPLLIAGLIGLLNVLFISRRSKVPGAIPLLAMGFAVSEWALAYAMEMASSNIETQIFWGKIQYFGIVSVSVTFLLFALTYAQYQKVLRSKWIWLLWVFPLLCIYLIWTNESHHLIWTKINQMDFGTYSIAAFGHGPVFYILVAYSYLTLIAGSVVLVRQAIKSQPEFRSQTFLLVFGVAINWVGNIIYVSGANPIPDLDWTPMGLILSGVIYSIALFQFRFLDLTPIAGETVLESMDDIVIVLDDHNRLVYLNNAFEYYFQTNPRKLIGSSVSSAFASWPELISLCNQHNTTRSEVTVSIPKRDHLQFDVRVSNIRWQKNYAMGRVLVLKDVTEQKQAETRATLFYELRAQNGKADRIPMVLMYRVFDEMIIEVNRAFLLVMGYERMKLLGRSMLDGRLWEPYQRAEFLRAFNRERTLHEYPLTLKHYNGTDRALIASIQPVEIGGTSYVVILAHVQDKPAD; this comes from the coding sequence ATGCAATGGTCTGCAAACCCCTATTTCTACCCTCTTCTGATCGCTGGGTTGATCGGTTTATTGAATGTTTTATTTATTTCGCGCCGTTCCAAAGTGCCGGGCGCGATTCCGTTATTAGCTATGGGGTTTGCGGTTAGCGAATGGGCATTAGCCTATGCCATGGAAATGGCCAGTAGTAACATTGAAACACAGATATTCTGGGGGAAAATTCAATATTTTGGTATTGTGAGCGTTTCGGTGACATTTTTGTTGTTTGCCTTGACGTATGCCCAATACCAAAAAGTCCTAAGATCAAAATGGATATGGCTCCTGTGGGTTTTCCCGTTGCTATGTATTTATCTTATCTGGACAAATGAATCTCATCATTTGATCTGGACCAAGATCAATCAAATGGACTTTGGTACATATTCTATAGCGGCATTCGGCCATGGCCCTGTGTTTTATATCCTTGTAGCATACTCATACCTAACCCTTATTGCAGGGAGTGTTGTACTGGTGCGGCAGGCGATTAAATCGCAGCCTGAATTTAGGAGCCAGACCTTTTTGCTTGTGTTCGGTGTAGCGATTAACTGGGTTGGGAACATCATTTATGTTTCCGGGGCGAACCCGATCCCTGACTTGGATTGGACGCCCATGGGCCTCATCCTCTCCGGCGTTATTTACAGTATTGCCCTGTTCCAATTCCGTTTTCTAGACCTGACCCCCATCGCAGGTGAGACTGTATTGGAAAGCATGGATGATATTGTGATTGTCTTGGACGATCATAACCGTTTGGTATATCTCAACAATGCCTTTGAATACTATTTTCAGACGAACCCTAGAAAGCTGATTGGGTCTTCAGTATCTTCTGCGTTCGCATCATGGCCTGAGCTGATTAGTTTGTGCAATCAGCATAATACAACTCGTTCCGAAGTGACTGTCTCAATTCCAAAACGCGACCATTTGCAGTTTGATGTACGTGTGTCGAACATTCGCTGGCAGAAAAATTATGCAATGGGACGCGTTCTTGTTTTGAAGGATGTCACCGAACAGAAACAGGCTGAAACACGCGCAACCCTGTTCTACGAGCTTCGAGCGCAGAATGGAAAGGCCGATCGTATCCCGATGGTGTTGATGTATCGTGTCTTTGACGAAATGATCATCGAGGTGAATCGCGCTTTCCTGTTGGTGATGGGGTATGAACGAATGAAACTCCTGGGCCGCTCCATGTTGGATGGCCGCCTATGGGAACCCTACCAGCGAGCTGAATTCTTGCGAGCCTTCAATCGCGAACGCACTTTGCATGAATACCCTCTGACCTTGAAACATTACAATGGCACCGACCGTGCTCTCATAGCCTCAATTCAACCAGTAGAGATCGGTGGTACGTCTTACGTGGTCATTCTGGCGCATGTTCAGGATAAACCTGCGGACTGA